Proteins encoded in a region of the Cyprinus carpio isolate SPL01 unplaced genomic scaffold, ASM1834038v1 S000006461, whole genome shotgun sequence genome:
- the LOC109109956 gene encoding flocculation protein FLO11-like gives MRAQSAFVIIWTAMVLHSSVIKGQTTDSSPTMRSPLNKVRLKDRINSESDILESQASTAYQSVSSPSTNFSADEVTPTVPSPSQSSGDAVVHDDTSLSSAISQTPELQDVTTLNTDTASVPVSSASSPSISFLKSTVSDSVATTAPATSISPSEGHQTVSSSASGAIQMTQTAPPFTTTYPQTSQISLTSSSKVTAPAPLEDQDESSELDVGDQESGKVPHRPTLPPDPLLAALVTILLFALPWSQPSSSSGSVSGVSIQNSTGFKTFLWMIF, from the exons ATGAGGGCTCAAAGCGCTTTTGTTATTATATGGACTGCGATGGTTCTGCATTCGTCTGTCATCAAAG GTCAGACCACGGACTCATCCCCAACCATGAGATCCCCTCTGAATAAAGTCAGACTGAAAGATCGCATTAATTCAGAAAGTGACATTTTGGAATCACAAGCCAGTACAGCCTATCAAAGCGTCTCCTCTCCTTCAACAAATTTCTCAGCTGACGAGGTCACACCTACTGTTCCTTCTCCATCACAGTCATCCGGAGACGCTGTAGTGCACGATGACACCTCTCTTTCATCAGCCATCTCACAGACCCCGGAGCTACAAGATGTCACCACCCTCAACACGGACACAGCCTCAGTACCAG TTTCTTCTGCTAGCAGCCCATCAATTTCTTTTTTGAAGAGCACCGTTTCAGATTCAGTAGCCACAACAGCTCCTGCAACATCCATCAGTCCAAGTGAAGGACATCAGACTGTCTCTTCTTCAGCCAGTGGTGCGATCCAGATGACACAAACAGCTCCACCATTTACCACCACTTACCCTCAGACATCTCAGATCTCCCTGACCAGCAGTTCAAAGGTCACTGCACCTGCTCCTTTGGAAGACCAGGATGAATCTTCTGAACTGGATGTGGGGGATCAAG AGTCAGGGAAGGTTCCCCACCGCCCTACATTGCCCCCGGACCCCCTGCTCGCCGCTCTGGtcaccattttattatttgcactgCCATGGTCTCAGCCGTCCTCTTCCTCAGGTTCCGTCAGCGGAGTGAGCATCCAGAATTCCACCGGCTTCAAGACCTTCCTATG GATGATCTTCTAG